A genomic window from Chlorobium phaeobacteroides DSM 266 includes:
- the msrB gene encoding peptide-methionine (R)-S-oxide reductase MsrB: MSDSRALNPYYSRTDTTKLDLPDSVWKKVLPPEVYEVARKAGTERAFTGKLWDFEGIGTYYCAACGNALFRSDAKFASTCGWPSFFETVRPGSVEYRTDMAFGMARTEVLCGRCGAHLGHVFDDGPPPTGKRFCMNSIVLDFEPDEGD; the protein is encoded by the coding sequence ATGAGCGACAGTCGCGCATTGAATCCTTACTACTCCCGAACCGATACCACGAAGCTCGATTTGCCCGATTCCGTCTGGAAAAAGGTACTCCCTCCGGAGGTATATGAGGTGGCGCGCAAGGCAGGTACCGAGCGGGCATTCACCGGAAAGCTCTGGGATTTCGAGGGTATCGGTACCTATTACTGTGCAGCATGCGGCAATGCGCTGTTCCGTTCGGATGCGAAGTTCGCCAGTACCTGCGGCTGGCCGAGTTTTTTCGAGACCGTGCGTCCGGGCAGCGTTGAGTACCGTACCGATATGGCGTTCGGTATGGCGCGTACCGAAGTGCTCTGCGGACGATGCGGCGCGCATCTCGGACACGTGTTCGACGACGGACCGCCGCCGACAGGCAAAAGGTTCTGCATGAATTCGATAGTGCTCGATTTCGAGCCGGATGAGGGGGATTAG
- a CDS encoding HlyD family secretion protein, with product MAEQEKNIGTAEKPEEKATNPLRLVITVLLVLAAVVWGGSKIRHSFLYVETDNAQIEGDVYPVISKVPGTVQSVLVRTNQEVRRGDTLVLLDPADYKVKRDMAEAALQNARASVSAAGEAATAAAATGQKLKSDLARSQNLRRQDVISPSEFDAVKAAALSSSAQSAAAESQHRGAAAQVTMRQAELRNADLQLSYTTITAPAAGHVSKKNVQPGQYVAPGQQLIALVGSSELWVVANFKETQLENIRTGQPVTIRVDAYPGKEFEGRVESISSGTGARFALLPPDNASGNFVKVAQRVPVKILFTGKPDKDHKLAAGMNVVVEIKVK from the coding sequence ATGGCCGAACAGGAAAAGAACATCGGAACCGCAGAAAAACCGGAAGAAAAAGCAACCAACCCGCTGCGTCTTGTCATCACAGTCCTGCTCGTTCTGGCTGCGGTCGTCTGGGGAGGAAGCAAAATCCGGCACTCTTTCCTCTACGTCGAAACCGATAACGCCCAGATCGAAGGGGACGTCTACCCTGTCATCTCAAAGGTGCCGGGAACAGTACAGAGCGTCCTTGTAAGAACAAATCAGGAGGTGCGGAGAGGCGATACCCTTGTGCTGCTTGATCCGGCGGATTACAAAGTCAAACGGGATATGGCTGAAGCCGCACTGCAGAATGCCCGCGCATCTGTTTCAGCTGCTGGCGAAGCCGCAACAGCAGCCGCGGCAACCGGCCAGAAGCTCAAATCCGATCTCGCTCGAAGTCAGAACCTTCGTCGCCAGGATGTTATTTCGCCCTCGGAATTTGACGCCGTAAAAGCCGCTGCTCTCTCTTCATCGGCACAATCTGCCGCAGCGGAAAGCCAGCACCGAGGCGCCGCTGCGCAGGTAACCATGCGCCAGGCCGAACTGCGCAACGCCGACCTGCAGCTCTCCTATACCACGATCACCGCCCCTGCAGCGGGACATGTGTCGAAAAAGAATGTGCAGCCAGGACAATATGTAGCACCCGGCCAGCAGCTCATCGCGCTGGTCGGCAGCAGCGAACTCTGGGTTGTAGCGAACTTCAAGGAAACGCAGCTCGAAAACATCCGTACCGGCCAACCTGTCACCATCAGGGTGGATGCCTATCCGGGAAAAGAGTTTGAAGGCCGGGTGGAATCGATCTCCTCGGGAACCGGAGCGCGCTTCGCCCTGCTTCCTCCCGACAATGCCAGCGGCAACTTCGTCAAGGTAGCCCAGCGCGTTCCGGTCAAGATTCTGTTTACCGGCAAACCCGACAAGGATCACAAACTTGCCGCAGGCATGAACGTTGTTGTTGAGATAAAAGTAAAGTGA
- the vapC gene encoding type II toxin-antitoxin system tRNA(fMet)-specific endonuclease VapC, protein MRYLLDTNICIYIINSRPADVLKRFRQEQIGTIGISSITAAELTFGVIKSGSEKNRRALEMFFTPLEILPFDGSIIWHYGRLRYYLEKLGQPIGALDTMIASHALALDTVLVTNNVREFMRVPGLRYENWAE, encoded by the coding sequence GTGAGATATCTGCTCGATACCAATATCTGCATCTATATCATCAACTCCCGACCCGCAGATGTACTGAAACGTTTCCGTCAGGAACAAATCGGCACTATCGGAATATCTTCGATAACGGCGGCTGAGCTGACATTCGGAGTTATAAAGAGCGGCTCCGAAAAAAATCGGCGCGCATTGGAAATGTTTTTCACCCCGCTGGAAATCCTGCCTTTCGACGGATCGATAATATGGCACTATGGCCGGTTGCGTTACTACCTTGAAAAACTAGGCCAGCCAATCGGGGCTCTTGACACCATGATCGCATCACATGCTCTCGCACTGGACACTGTTCTGGTAACGAACAATGTCCGCGAGTTCATGAGGGTTCCCGGACTTCGTTATGAAAACTGGGCTGAATAA
- a CDS encoding TolC family protein, with protein sequence MKKTLKIHACIATAALMLAIPHRTDAVMPPPGAPMTLEETIMLVKENNPALKAAAEEVNAADARIRQQKSAYYPQISASAGYRYIDPVSEMGFGGSEPLQFMPNNNYEAKISAKATLLDFGRRGVEIDLAESGKNSAVHTLTLTRRDLSFSTVELFYGILFLRESIRVEEKEITALQKAFDYTSKRYQAGTATRFDVLTTDVRIQAARSKKLNLEHQVRRNELALYRLTGIATDRPLELKGSFSVHPARPLESTLVAEAMKQRPEVQLAGENEQSAKLRRSLAVKAGLPVVSATASWGAANGYQPDIDEIRENIAAGIHIELPIFTGFRTTAERQEASARLRAATLRKLDTEEQVKTDVEETLHALETARKNILTTQSQVQLANLAAEHARARYQNGIATTLDLLDTESSLAQAELSRLQAAYDYVMNSYTLKRATGETFW encoded by the coding sequence ATGAAGAAGACGCTGAAAATACACGCATGCATAGCAACAGCCGCATTGATGCTGGCCATCCCCCACCGGACGGATGCCGTCATGCCGCCTCCCGGCGCTCCGATGACGCTTGAAGAGACCATCATGCTTGTCAAAGAGAACAACCCTGCACTGAAAGCCGCAGCCGAAGAGGTCAATGCCGCAGATGCCCGCATAAGGCAGCAAAAAAGCGCCTATTATCCGCAGATCTCCGCCAGTGCCGGGTACCGGTACATCGATCCGGTCTCTGAAATGGGATTTGGAGGAAGCGAACCGTTGCAGTTTATGCCGAACAACAACTATGAGGCAAAAATATCGGCAAAGGCAACCCTGCTGGATTTCGGAAGACGAGGTGTTGAGATCGATCTTGCCGAATCAGGAAAAAACTCAGCCGTCCACACCCTTACCCTGACCCGAAGAGACCTCTCCTTCAGCACGGTAGAGCTCTTTTACGGCATCCTTTTTCTCCGTGAAAGCATCAGAGTCGAAGAAAAGGAGATTACTGCCCTCCAGAAAGCGTTCGACTATACCTCAAAGCGCTATCAGGCGGGAACAGCTACTCGATTCGATGTCCTCACGACCGACGTGCGCATTCAGGCCGCACGCTCAAAAAAACTCAATCTCGAACATCAGGTGCGGCGAAATGAGCTCGCCCTTTACCGGCTGACGGGAATCGCGACCGACAGACCGCTCGAACTGAAAGGATCGTTCTCCGTTCACCCTGCCAGGCCCCTTGAATCGACACTTGTTGCCGAGGCAATGAAACAGCGACCTGAAGTGCAGCTTGCCGGCGAAAACGAACAGTCGGCAAAGCTCCGCCGCTCTCTTGCCGTAAAGGCAGGACTGCCTGTCGTGAGCGCAACAGCCTCATGGGGCGCAGCAAACGGCTATCAGCCTGATATCGACGAAATCCGCGAAAACATTGCTGCAGGAATTCATATCGAACTGCCGATCTTTACAGGTTTCCGCACCACTGCGGAACGCCAGGAAGCGTCGGCAAGACTCCGTGCGGCGACACTGCGAAAACTCGATACCGAGGAGCAGGTAAAAACGGATGTCGAAGAGACCCTGCACGCGCTTGAGACGGCACGAAAAAACATACTCACAACCCAGTCGCAGGTTCAGTTGGCCAATCTTGCCGCCGAACACGCCCGTGCACGCTACCAAAACGGTATCGCAACAACCCTCGACCTGCTCGATACCGAGTCATCGCTTGCGCAGGCTGAGCTTTCGCGACTTCAGGCCGCTTACGACTATGTCATGAACAGCTATACCCTGAAACGCGCAACCGGAGAAACGTTCTGGTAA
- a CDS encoding universal stress protein — MKTKPKKIICAVDFSPLSDNLVTYAAGLRPYDAELTLLYIEKEGKRTLNMLQNRLHAFSRYSELLVQANRSARFAVECGDPAAEILAYADRVHADLLLLGSHGSTAFTRLLMGSTAETVLRRAACPVAIYKVPDRRTPARKRQEATTLLLKDNKQTA; from the coding sequence ATGAAAACAAAACCGAAAAAAATCATCTGTGCGGTAGATTTTTCGCCGCTGTCAGACAATCTGGTGACCTATGCCGCTGGACTCAGACCATACGATGCGGAACTCACCCTCCTCTATATTGAAAAAGAGGGCAAAAGAACCCTGAACATGCTGCAGAATCGCCTGCACGCCTTCTCCCGCTACAGCGAGCTCCTTGTTCAAGCCAACAGAAGCGCCCGCTTCGCCGTAGAGTGCGGCGACCCTGCCGCGGAAATTCTCGCCTATGCAGACCGCGTGCATGCAGATCTGCTTCTGCTTGGCTCTCATGGAAGCACGGCCTTCACCCGACTGCTCATGGGCAGTACAGCCGAAACCGTCCTGCGCAGAGCAGCCTGCCCGGTAGCCATCTATAAAGTCCCCGACAGAAGAACTCCCGCAAGGAAACGGCAGGAAGCCACAACACTTCTTTTAAAAGACAACAAACAAACAGCATAA
- a CDS encoding sigma-54-dependent Fis family transcriptional regulator: MQNIAVHEASTLMRYISNAIGSIRDPQELFRTVTDKLRLVFEFDSAFIITLDRDRRFINVVFEMVRFDLPDTIQRKKRPVAGSWIESHLGDEGVSVVAIEGEMDRYPADFPVPRMLYDLGMRQVVLSPLRSGGKVIGFLNFVSREQKQWKESDKELLSTLSSPVAVALSSALAYEELRQREAQTAMQLAVNNALLTIKDRSRMLLAVCEQIDKLVPCTFLGIRVMDRDGNFRIFDNFMRETPSGFFPVSAHEKLDVPDFAEMARESFSLITSPGCFSGEAFQLLCDKYRLVGLVREKFNICSLISVRLWDLPGSCAGLIISDTSRAFDEHDQETVGLIVPQLSLALQNYLAFEEIDKLRRKLEGEKAYLFEEIKATHDFEEIKGESAVLASVLHRVSQVAPTDATVLIQGETGTGKELFARALHNLSRRRNRMLVKVNCAALPATLIESELFGHEKGSFTGAIERRIGKFELAEGGTVFLDEVGELPLELQAKLLRVLQERELERLGGRGVISVDVRVLAATNRNLEKEVAEGRFREDLFFRLNVFPLFVPPLRERREDIPLLALYFAAKFARLMGKPHCEFRESDMLLLKAREWKGNIRELAHLVEQAVIVSDGRWLDFSTMLSPSLAFTEPREQGQLKSMREFEEQVAMMERELILEVLSQSNGRVSGEGGAAEKLGMHPKTLYSRIEKLEIRKRYR; this comes from the coding sequence ATGCAGAACATTGCCGTACACGAAGCCAGCACGTTGATGCGCTATATCAGCAACGCAATCGGTTCGATTCGCGATCCGCAGGAGCTGTTTCGTACGGTGACCGACAAGCTGCGCCTCGTTTTCGAGTTCGATTCTGCCTTCATCATCACGCTGGACCGCGATCGGCGCTTTATCAATGTTGTTTTTGAGATGGTTCGCTTTGATCTTCCCGATACTATTCAGCGCAAAAAACGACCGGTTGCCGGTTCGTGGATCGAGTCTCATCTTGGCGACGAAGGCGTTTCCGTGGTGGCTATTGAAGGAGAGATGGATCGTTATCCCGCTGATTTTCCCGTTCCCCGGATGCTCTACGATCTCGGCATGCGGCAGGTGGTGCTCTCTCCGCTCCGTTCAGGAGGAAAGGTGATCGGGTTTCTCAATTTTGTGTCGAGGGAGCAAAAACAGTGGAAAGAGAGCGATAAAGAGCTGCTCAGCACCCTTTCATCCCCTGTTGCCGTTGCTCTCAGCAGCGCGCTTGCCTATGAGGAGCTGCGTCAGCGCGAGGCGCAGACCGCCATGCAGCTTGCGGTGAACAACGCTCTTCTGACCATCAAGGATCGCAGCCGTATGCTTCTTGCCGTCTGCGAGCAGATCGACAAGCTGGTACCCTGTACCTTTCTTGGTATTCGGGTGATGGACAGAGACGGAAACTTCAGGATTTTTGACAATTTCATGCGCGAAACGCCTTCAGGTTTTTTCCCTGTTTCTGCTCATGAAAAGCTTGATGTTCCGGATTTCGCGGAGATGGCCCGCGAGAGTTTTTCGCTGATTACAAGCCCGGGCTGTTTTTCGGGAGAGGCTTTTCAGCTTCTCTGCGACAAGTATCGTCTTGTTGGGCTGGTTCGGGAGAAATTCAATATCTGTTCGCTCATCAGCGTTCGACTCTGGGATCTTCCGGGAAGCTGCGCGGGTTTGATTATTTCTGATACTTCGCGGGCTTTTGACGAGCATGATCAGGAAACCGTAGGCCTGATTGTGCCCCAGCTCTCTCTGGCCCTGCAGAACTACCTTGCTTTTGAGGAGATTGACAAGCTTCGTCGCAAGCTCGAAGGGGAAAAAGCTTATCTTTTTGAGGAAATCAAGGCGACGCATGATTTTGAGGAGATCAAGGGGGAGAGCGCCGTTCTTGCATCGGTACTGCACAGGGTAAGTCAGGTTGCGCCTACCGATGCGACGGTTCTTATTCAGGGCGAGACGGGAACCGGCAAGGAGCTTTTTGCACGGGCGCTTCACAACCTCTCCCGGCGCAGGAACCGGATGCTTGTCAAGGTGAATTGCGCCGCTCTTCCGGCAACGCTTATCGAGTCCGAGTTGTTCGGGCACGAGAAAGGGAGTTTTACCGGCGCTATCGAGAGGCGTATCGGGAAGTTCGAACTTGCCGAGGGAGGGACTGTTTTTCTTGACGAGGTGGGCGAACTTCCCCTCGAACTTCAGGCAAAGCTCCTGAGGGTTCTGCAGGAGCGGGAGCTGGAGCGTCTCGGGGGCAGGGGCGTGATAAGCGTCGATGTTCGAGTTCTGGCTGCAACGAACAGGAACCTGGAAAAGGAGGTGGCTGAGGGGCGGTTTCGTGAAGATCTGTTTTTCCGGCTCAATGTTTTTCCTCTTTTCGTTCCGCCGCTGCGGGAACGCAGGGAGGATATTCCCCTGCTGGCGCTTTATTTTGCGGCAAAATTTGCAAGATTGATGGGTAAGCCGCATTGCGAGTTCAGGGAGAGCGACATGCTGCTTCTCAAGGCGCGTGAGTGGAAGGGGAATATCAGGGAGCTTGCCCATCTTGTTGAGCAGGCGGTGATTGTTTCCGATGGCCGCTGGCTTGATTTTTCAACAATGCTCTCTCCTTCCCTTGCGTTTACGGAGCCTCGTGAGCAGGGGCAGCTCAAAAGTATGCGGGAGTTCGAAGAGCAGGTCGCCATGATGGAGCGCGAGCTTATTCTTGAGGTTCTC
- a CDS encoding AbrB/MazE/SpoVT family DNA-binding domain-containing protein, translating to METAKIFQSGRSQAVRLPKEFRFQGKEVLISHFADGVLLLPIDKSWATLEAALEEFEPEFKLEREQPEAEKREAIAS from the coding sequence ATGGAAACTGCTAAAATTTTTCAATCGGGAAGAAGCCAGGCCGTCAGACTTCCGAAGGAATTCCGGTTCCAGGGGAAAGAGGTGCTGATCAGCCATTTTGCCGATGGGGTATTGCTTCTGCCAATCGATAAATCATGGGCAACGCTGGAAGCAGCGCTTGAGGAATTCGAGCCGGAATTCAAACTGGAACGGGAGCAGCCCGAAGCTGAAAAAAGGGAAGCGATTGCATCGTGA
- a CDS encoding DHA2 family efflux MFS transporter permease subunit — MAQQQNGVTAVAAMLPAAHAYETGSRRIIITLTVIVSAMLELIDTTIVNVAITEISGNLGASIEDVAWVVTSYAIANVIVIPLSGFLGNLLGRRNYYIGSILLFTAASLLCGIATDIWTLVFFRFLQGIGGGALLPTSQAILYETYPPEDRGKATGIFSMGLVLGPTFGPLLGGFLVDNFSWEWCFFVNIPVGLLAAWSAFTFIKEPKTVHKVVKIDWAGIGLLTIGIGSLQFILERGESKDWFETPYITWFTIIAIVSLMLFVWWELRVEEPAVDLSVLARSHNLAIAAVLTFVVGYGLYGSLFVFPVFVQRLLGFSALLTGTVLFPSALVTGIIALPLGIALQKGASAKILMTVGMAAFSIFCWELGQQTMQSGAGNFFWILLLRGVALGFIFIPVTMLAVAGLHGKDIGQATGLNNMVRQLGGSFGIALTNTYIVKRVAEHRNEILSNLSPYDPAAVERLNAIGQAAQSRMISPVEAEQVALRALEGTVTAQSYHLAYMDAFMLIALLFALCMPLLFFIRIKKGEKADLSQAH; from the coding sequence ATGGCACAACAACAAAACGGCGTTACCGCCGTAGCGGCAATGCTGCCGGCGGCACATGCCTATGAAACAGGCTCGCGAAGGATCATCATCACCCTGACCGTGATTGTCTCCGCGATGCTTGAACTGATCGACACCACCATTGTCAACGTAGCCATCACAGAAATCAGCGGAAACCTCGGAGCAAGCATCGAGGATGTCGCCTGGGTGGTCACCAGCTACGCCATCGCAAACGTCATCGTTATTCCGCTTTCGGGGTTTCTCGGCAACCTGCTCGGACGCCGGAACTACTACATCGGCTCGATTCTGCTCTTCACGGCGGCATCGCTGCTCTGCGGCATCGCAACCGACATCTGGACGCTGGTCTTTTTCCGTTTTCTGCAAGGAATCGGAGGCGGAGCGCTGCTGCCGACCTCCCAGGCAATCCTTTACGAAACCTATCCACCCGAAGACCGGGGGAAAGCAACCGGTATTTTTTCCATGGGCCTCGTGCTCGGACCTACTTTCGGTCCGCTGCTCGGCGGATTTCTGGTTGACAACTTCAGCTGGGAGTGGTGTTTTTTCGTAAACATACCGGTAGGCCTGCTTGCAGCATGGTCAGCGTTCACCTTCATCAAGGAGCCGAAAACCGTTCATAAGGTTGTAAAAATCGACTGGGCCGGCATCGGCCTTCTCACGATTGGTATCGGCTCGCTGCAGTTCATCCTCGAACGCGGCGAATCGAAAGACTGGTTCGAAACCCCTTACATCACCTGGTTCACCATCATAGCCATCGTCTCGCTTATGCTCTTTGTCTGGTGGGAGCTGCGTGTAGAGGAACCTGCCGTTGACCTCAGCGTGCTTGCCCGAAGCCATAATCTTGCCATTGCCGCCGTCCTGACCTTTGTGGTTGGTTATGGACTCTACGGATCGCTCTTTGTCTTTCCGGTCTTCGTCCAGCGCCTGCTCGGCTTCTCGGCGCTTCTCACCGGCACGGTGCTCTTTCCAAGTGCGCTTGTCACAGGAATCATCGCGCTTCCTCTCGGGATCGCGCTGCAAAAAGGGGCCTCGGCGAAAATTCTCATGACCGTCGGCATGGCGGCATTTTCGATCTTCTGCTGGGAACTTGGCCAGCAGACCATGCAGTCGGGAGCCGGAAACTTTTTCTGGATACTGCTCCTGCGCGGCGTCGCCCTCGGATTCATCTTCATACCCGTTACCATGCTTGCCGTTGCCGGACTGCACGGCAAGGATATCGGGCAGGCAACCGGCCTGAACAACATGGTACGACAGCTCGGAGGATCGTTCGGCATTGCGCTAACCAACACCTATATCGTCAAGCGGGTCGCCGAACACCGTAACGAAATCCTCAGCAACCTCTCGCCCTACGACCCCGCGGCCGTCGAACGCCTCAACGCCATAGGGCAAGCCGCACAGTCGCGCATGATCTCTCCGGTTGAAGCAGAGCAGGTCGCACTGCGTGCGCTCGAAGGAACGGTCACCGCACAGAGCTACCATCTTGCCTACATGGACGCCTTCATGCTGATCGCCCTGCTCTTTGCGCTCTGCATGCCGCTGCTCTTCTTCATCAGAATTAAAAAAGGGGAAAAAGCCGACCTCTCACAGGCGCACTGA